Sequence from the Babylonia areolata isolate BAREFJ2019XMU chromosome 25, ASM4173473v1, whole genome shotgun sequence genome:
TTGACTGGAACTACATGCTCATCTATAAGACTGTAAGGCTGGCCCAGCTTAGTAATAAATGCTTGTGTTAATTGCACCCACAGAAATACAGCCCTCTCTTCGGACCTTGTACAAACGATAGTCTGTTGATGAGTTTAGCTCTTGACTTGGAGATCCGGGaacaaaaaaattggtggtgATGTCACCACCCTGAAATACATAAGCCTTATGTTGTAACGGAGGAAGGCACTTCCTGAATGCCAAAGCTCATATTAATGCTCATTGCACGTTCTCCAGATTTTTTGGCAGAAGTTGTTTAACAGAGTCAACTGCTTGTGCATGGGCACACTTACAAGTACAAATTTATGCACAAATAAActtgaatgcatatatatatatataatcttttgtaTGCACATTTGCATGTGTGCACTGTTATGGctccacacacgtgcacacacacacacacacgcacacacacacacatctacatgcacacatacacattcttaaTTCTTAAAATTAGGTCTGAAATCATTTTTGACTGATTCCTAATTCTGCCCTTCTGTGAATTTATCATTAAAAAATAATGCAGAACATGCATTTCAGTCTGTAGTCTTGTCCTGTAGAGATATGTTCATTAGTCTGAAGTGTTTTGTGAGATAGGCTGTGCTTGTGCAGGTAGCTTTTTTTACACAGTACACTACTGATCAGTAAATTATACTAGTGGTAGTAAATAGGATTCATTTGGAGTTTGTTCCAGCTTGTATGAGTGGGAGTTCACTTTCCCTGGTTTCTAGGGCCTTCTTTTATTTAATCTTAGTCTATGAAGATTGATTTTTCTTGATCAGAATGACAGTATGTTTTAattaaagattaaaaagaaaactttCCCTTAAGTTTTACTGTTCTGTTTCCTGGCAACATCCCCAGACTTTTGCCAGTGAAATTCTTGCAGGTGTCTAGATGTTCTTTTTGACCAGTGCCTGACATTTTGGCTGTTTTCTCCTCAGTAGTCATAAAAAGAGGAGAATGGGTTTTTTCATACTCTCCCATTTGATATATATTTgcttctctcatttttcttctcaCACTGAGTCAACAATGACCACAAACGTTTCGATATTTCTGTTAATACCAGGTATTTTTATTATTTCAGTTTCTTCTGCATTTTTGGGCTGCAACCTCCATGTTCACTTCTGTTCTGAGTATAGATACTGTACGGATTAGGCTTTGACAATGACATATAATGACATATGAGGTGGTGAAGCACAAACAGCGACACACACCATGGTCATGTCTTCTCAGCATGGGCAGTTTCTCTTGAGAAACAATAAAGCTGACTTGGTCAGAAGAGGGTGCTCTAAAGGCATTCACAGGGAGTGTAAGGGGGAGGTATCTAGCCACATatactttcattttttccccttctcagGTATGCACAGGACAGGGATTCAGACTTGTACTGGAGCCTGCACCATTGGGTCATGATAAGCATGTTagaattttaggaagaaaatttccttttaggcACCCATACACAgttgttgggtgtttgtttttttagggggcagggggggaggagtaTTTTGGTTTCAGAAATACTGactttcatgtctgtctctcctgcagGAAAGACACATCATAACCTAACCAAAGCCCACCATGCCTCCTAAGCGGAAGGCGGCAGCAGCCAAGGGGGGCCCTGCAGCcaagaaagggaagaaggctgCCCAGGTTGCTGCAgctgctgaggaggaggaggccccAGAGACGATGAAGGACAAAATCACGGCTCTGAAGGCAGCAGACAAGGGCAAAGTGAAGAAGCACAAGGCTGACTCCCGCTGCACAGTGGCTGGCGCCTCTGTACGTTGATGATGGTGGAAGAGCATgggatttgtgtgtctgtttggagttgttgtgttttttttgagggggggaggggggaggggggggcagtttgcagagctgtgtgtttgtgtgtgtgtgtgtgtgtgtctggttttgtgtttgtttttgtgtctatgtatgtaatgtatgtatctgagtctctctctctctctctgtttctgtctgtctatctctgtctctgtctctctctgtctgtctgtctctctctatctctgtgtgtcttggtCATACTTTTATAAATATAGTTGGCCATGTTTGTGATCAGCatgccatttcttttttttttttttccaggttatGATGACCTGAAGttttatggggtggggtggggggagtgagcgCACAAGCATGCACTACCTGCgtgattgtgtgcatgcatgtacatggcATCTGTGCCTAATATTGTATGTGTTCTTGGTGTATGTATTTCTAACTGTCACAAATGTAAGTTGTTGTTTTAAGATAATAGAATATTCTGTAATTTGTAGATAATATATACTTACGTGCTTGTGTCATGGTAAAGTTGATTGTGGACATTTTTCCATGCAACACCAGAGTTGATATCCTCATAAGCCTGGATGAAGAGACCTTTCTAAAGGAGTAAAGGGCACTGagatgtgcactcacacacattgtGAAACACATACTGCTTAGATTTGACTCAGATGCTCATTTACAGCATACTGGTaaacacatacccccacccctgtttgtctgtctgtatatttgatgtttttttctttatgataAAGCTTTCCTTTCTGGACAGGTATGTGTATggtgcttgtgagagagagagagagtgtgtgtgtgtttgtgtggccacaTGATTGTAAGttgatgcatgtatgcatgtgcacacacacacacacacatacttacacacagaggcacacacacaagcatgtatggtgccatgtatgttgttttttttgcctttctCCGTTTTGTTTAGTGGGTTTAGTTTTGTCTTTTGCAATGGTTTTGTCTGAAAGCAAATCAGCatagatatatatttatttatgcttCAGGTGACCTTACGTGACagaagtgtgtgttgtttgacagGTCTATGAAGACTATGATGCCATGCTGAACCAGACGAATAttgggcacaacaacaacaaattttacgTCATTCAGGTGGTGACAGACACCTTTGGCAGATACTACGCCTGGAACCGATGGGGCAGAGTCGTAAGTGTTGCCTGTGATGGACTCACCAGTGGGTGGGGGGCATGGCTGTACTCACACTCATgagtacacatatgcatgcatgtatacacaaactcacacacgtatacattcacacacacacacacacacacacacacacacacacacacacacactctcacatacacattcatacacatatgcgctcactcacacacacagcacacacacacacacacatgcacacacacgcacgcacacacacacacacacgcatgcacacatacacacgcgcacacacacacgcacacatacacacacacacacacgcaattgtaTACGTTCATACATACAAACCTCTATACTATACATAGATATGTGTGCAAATGTTCGTAggtgcacatgcatgcaagcacatgcacacacacacacacacacacacacacgcacaattgtatacatgcatgcatacaaacctCTTTACTatacataaatatgtgtgtgaatgtttgtgggCGCACATGTTCActcacagacgcaaacacacacacacacacacacacatattggcaCATATGCGtgcgcacataaacatacagattcatgcacataaacctgtAATCATACACAGataggtttgtgtgtgttattgtaaccaCTACATTCATTCAAACCTTTACATTGACAGGGTGAGCCTGGCCAGAATGCCGTGAAGGGACCCTTTGGAACACCAGACGGAGCTGTCAAAGATTTTGTGAAGAAgttcaaagacaaaacaaaaaacaactgggaAGACCGTGCTTCCTTCACGCCTGTGAAAGGCAAATACACCTTGCTGGAGATGgctggcgatgacgatgatgatgatgatgttgttgatgcggTGAGTTTGATTGGTGGATTCTACTTCAGACTTACTTAAAATCTGCCCTACATTACTCATTGCTCTCGCCATGTTCTTGAGacagcggggcggggggggggggggtagatgtaaATTGGTAGATGATCAGCAAACACAAAAGACAACACATACTGACcatatggtgttgtttttttgtgggtttttttttaccatgtttggtgtgtgtgtgacagtggaaacgaatgaagaagagggaatatcttcttctttcttttttttctaattgggTTTTTATTGATACAACTGTTGACAAAGATCCACAAACAACAAGTTTCAgtgctttttgggggggtgtgggggggggggatcaaattaGTCTGTGCTGTCCAGTGGCTTTTCTTCAAACAAACAATCATCACCATTacattttttgtggtgttttcaaTACTGGGTATGCATTGTCTTTTGAGGATGTACAGGTCTGAGTGTGTTGTTGAAATATCTGTTTGGTCTTTGCAGTCATTCACCTAATGGCTTTCCTTcaaatgatgatcatcattttgGTGCTGTTTTATTGTTTGTCATATTCAAACTGCTCAAACATATTTCATTTCTATTcattgtcaactttttttttttactgtttgattTATTTGTGGTACAgttactgaattaaaaaaaaacaaaaaaacttgtatgCATTGTTCAGTATATACTCAGTCTTGGTAAATAAGTATCATTAAAAGAATATACTGTCTCCTATTGTTCATGAGGTATCAAGCAGTGTTAACATGTTCCACTGACTGCCCAAACATTGTGCtttaggtttatgtgcatgaatatgactaTACTTGTGACTGATAATTTTCTTTTCCTCTACCTTTTTGTTTCCCTTCATATTCTCCTCTATTAATATTTGTAATTTTTCGGTCCTGATATGGCCATGTGGTTGGCTGAGCTGTAAGTCTTTTGCTGCCATAGTTGACCTGATCAgatagttcactgccataggcgacttttgttgatCAGAAAGTTCACAGCCATTGGAGAATTTAGTTGatcagacagttcactgccattgaAGAATTTAGTTGatcagacagttcactgccatggGCGACTTTTGTTGTTCAGATGGTTCATAGCCATTGGAGAATTTAGTTGATCAGAAAGTTCACATCCATTGGAGAATTTAGTTGATCAGaaagttcactgccataggcaacttttgttGATCAGACAGTTCACAGCCATTGAAGAATTTAGTTGatcagacagttcactgccataggcaacttttgttGATCAGAAAATTCACAGCCATTGGAGAATTTAGTTGATCAGACAGCCATTGAAGAATTTAGTTGatcagacagttcactgccataggcaacttttgttGATCAGAAAGTTCACAGCCATTTAGTTGTCATCGAGATGTCATGTTCAgcagaccatttttcacattgtaacaaagtttgACTGCTGCAGCTCAACTTTACTGCACAATAGGAAATTGACTAACCTTCTTCCCTTGACCATATTTGAAGTGAAGAATTCCACTGTATTGTTTTGACATGAGCTGAATCGTGGGACTGAGCACGTTAAGCCTGAAATATATGGCGCTGGGGAGGTTTTTTTCACATAGAAACTTGGCTGCGAAAGAGTtgatcaaaaaaagaaagaaggagaagaaacgctCAGACGTGTCCCATTCCATGTTGATGCGTGCAGGGACCGGCAGTGAAGAGTAACCAGAAAGTGGCTAAGTGTACCCTGGACTCCACAACGCAGTCACTGCTGAAGCTGATCTTTGATCAGGACATGTTCAAAGATGCCATGAAGAAGTTTGACATCGACGTCAAGAAGATGCCCTTGGGAAAGCTGAGCAAAACACAAATTGCCAAAGtgagtgagggttttttttgtttgttttggtttgttttgtttttaatcgagAATAAGGATCATTTTGCTTCCCGTATCTTTGTGTCGATGACTGATGGAGGTGATGTTCATGCTGCTATTGGGGGTACGTTTTATCCCAGCATCAACCatgctgagagatacagacatcttgtagtgttggtcaggaaatttgactGACCCTCCCAGTGACACATCCATTAAGAGGATGAATCTCAACTCTGTggtcagtttttctttttgagCTGATAGTTCACCcatctctgggtaggagccacaggaaaaaaaacctaCCTCTGATTGGGCTTGAACCCGCATCCTTCCAGTCATCAGtccgtgatgctaaccacttcatcAGTGCAGCTGGTGTTTACAAAATActatatgaaagaaagaaaatatgaaaagaCTTAGCCGCTTTGAATGCACAAGTCAGGGACCAGAGGTGACTTCTGTCAGAAGACAGCACTCTAAAGGCACACACAGGGGAGGTGATATATTGGGAggaggttgacgggcgcaatagccgagtggttaaagcgttggactgtcaatgtgagggttccgggttcgaatcacagtgacagcacctaagtgggtaaagggtggagatttttacgatctcccaggtcaacatatgtgcagacctgcaagtgcctgaacccccttcgtgtgtatatgcaaggagaagatcaaatacgcacgttaaagatcctgtaatccatgtcagcgttcggtgggttatggaaacaagaacatagccagcatgcacacccccgaaaacggagtatggctgcctacatggcggggtaaaaacggtcataaacgtaaaagcccacttgtgtgcatacgagtgaacgcagaagaagaagaagagggaggaggtaaCTAGCCACATCTACTTACGTTTTCTTCTCGTCAGCGGGGTAGTAATTTGCACAGGAtgacagggaatcagacccctgcctgagtctgcaccagtgggtcaggGTAAGGATGTTATGTTAAATGTAAATTTTaaattgcgatcgcgccttaatgttagcgcgatcgcccaatcgagctacataattatgtgacctggttggagacataatttgacaaaaaacaagaacgccagagaatcgacaaacagacagaaaatacgaaaaaaaattaGCTGTATGgagtgcacaggaacaggagtcatgatggctgccggaaaaagagggtgctagccagggggacaaaggggaggttacctacttccgagaggttattggccgtagtactttcgttttctccgcataggcagatagtagtttgcacaggacaggaatgtcagacccctgctggagtctgcactagttgggtcacggtaagtttgttatttaaacgtaattttagatagaaaatttcctttttaagaAAAATAATGCCCCCTATGGCTTTCAactttttcaacatttttttgttgtctgtctcaggGCTTTGAGATTCTTGAGGAGCTGGAGGAAGCGCTCAGCAAGAAGAGTCCCAAAAACAAGCTGCAGATGCTGTCATCTAAGTTCTACACCGCCGTCCCTCACGACTTTGGTCGCCGCATCCCTCCCGTCATCGACAACACAGAATTTCTGCAGCAGAAATACGACATGCTGGCGGTGTGTGGATGGAGGCTGtggcctgttgtttttgtttttcctctttctctttccctctcccatgCCCTCTTTCTTACTGACGTTCTTTATCTCTGGCTATGAAACACCATGGTAGAATCGGTTTGGCATTGGACTTCTACTTTGGCTTCATCAGGCCTCCctattcagttctttcaagtctggcattaaaacccacctctttccatgataacatccctcccctgcctcttcttcgtcttcagtttctcaagttaaaattatgcatgtgtgtgactgactggtgtgaaagcgctttcatttgtctctgcacaagattcagcactatataaatattaattattattattatcattctgggtcagtgttcaccagtaatcaGAGTTTGAAACCTCAAATCAGCATGGTGTTGTTTCCTTGGGAAGGGCACCTGTAtgtccagttttcctcactccatccaggtgtgagtGGGTTCGGTCAGAAAAGGTTTAGAAGTGGCGAAAGGGACGGATTGCGtcctgccttcccatgccaagcccaAGACAGtgattatgaattcactgctgttAAAGGCTATTGGACCTTTAACTTTTCTTTTCGTCTGTGGCCAACTCTTTcatgtttttcctctctctctctctctctctctctctcaccatctctcttccatttctgtcccctctgacagacaggcagaaaatacgaaaaaaacttagccgtatgaagagcacaggaacaggagtcatgatgactgccgtcaaaagagggcgctagctagcgggacaaaggggaggttacctacttccgggaggttatcggccgtagttgcttttgttttctccgcataggcggatagtagtttgcacaggacagaaatgtcagacccctgccggagtctgcactagttgggtcacggtaagtatgttatttaagtgtaattttagatagaaaatttcccttatccatcactttttttcttcttctcactattCCTGGtattttgtgttatgtttgtttgatCTGCATTGAACATGCTTACAACACTTCTGTCCGACTGCTTGGTTAGAATAATTCTcgctttctctatctgtgtcgctgtctttctcactctttctctctcactctctctttcccccctcactCGCTGTACGTATGCCAGTCagtatttctgtctctcagtaAGTAGTCGCTGGTggctttgttttttctgtggaaGTCTTTTAATTTGTCATGCATTCTGTAACAGTTTGCTTttagtgtatttgtatgtgtgtttgtggaggggtacatgtgtttgtgtttatgcatTCTGTAAtagcttgtttgtttttattgtgtgtgcagaggtgtgtgtgtgtgtgtagcttttttGTAGGATGAATTGATTTGTATTAAACTGATGATTGTATTTTTTAATCAACTCAGGTTCTGGGAGACATTGAACTGGCTCAGAGCATGCAGAAGGAAAAGGACAAGGGAATGGAGGTGagtcttcttttcattttgtggTTTTTGTCCTTGGTCACATTTGTTGCAGATTTTACCCACAGAATATGCATAGGGTCTTTGCATGAACTCTTACTATTTTAAGTTGTTTTGGAAATCATAATCCTTACCATATTTGTTTCTGGTCTGCAAGGTGCTGCTGTatgtaatgagtgtgtgtgtgtgtgtgtgtgctgagaataTGTGGGAGGTGAACTGTTGTATCTTATTTTTAGTATTATATATGTAAAAtgttatctgtctgttttttACTTTAAAGATACTGTGACTGTTAACTGATGGAATGACTTGATTGCTTTTCTATTCTCCATTTCACTTTTTGAAATTGTGAATACTATTGTactgggttttggggtttttttgttgttgttgtagttttttcattctttttttcttttttttacatttgacttCCATTGACCTGTATTTGGGCAGCACCAAATGTAAAAGGACACAGTATTCTTGTTCTTTGATTTCTTTTCCAGCTTTCTGGTAGAAACTCAGcattaattatgataataatgacatcgTGGGCACTTTTATAGAGCAGTTCCCCActttcaagagcaggctcacTGCGCTTTTACAGTATGTCAGATTGAACGTTATTTTAGGGGGAAAACGTCCTGTATCAAGTAAAGTGCAAGTCAAATGAGGTGACTCTTGTGCAGGACAAAGAGGAGGTGCCCCATCCTTTAGATGTCAACTACGGCCTTCTGAAAGCCAAGCTGGGGCTTGTGGATCCCAAGAGCAAAGAGTACAAGGTTTGTGCCTgcacttttcttccttctgttttttttttccccaaggggaGACTTTGAATTGGGTCCACTGCAGTTTAGGGATTGTGTCAGTGGTTGAACATGGTTCATGCTGAATGACATGGGAAaggaatgatgagtgcctaaatGTAGCCCTCATTCGGCTTTACCCAAgaaggcagtctgttgtgtaaatgactgcgTTTgttaagcacttagagcttggtccctgacAGAGGATTGGCGCTATAACAGCATAAAAGTATAAATGTCTATATCAGTGGCAGTGTAAgctttgtgccttttttttttttgttagtttgtgcCTGAGTAATGGTCCATAGCAGTTCATGGTTTGTTCCATATATTTGTTtgtgcctgaataatggtgcatatTAGttcaaggtttgtgtgtgtgtgtgcatgtgtatgacttTCAGTATGATAATGACCCAGATCTGtatggatacatgtgtgtgtgtgtgacgctgtatgtgtacatgtgtcacgCTGACATGTGTGCAGGTGCTGGAGAAGTATTTTGCGGAAACGAAGCCCACCTCAAGCTGGCGCAAGCTGACCCTCAATCACATCTGGACAGTGGACAGGGACGGGGAGGTCAGTGTGTTCTCTGGCTTTGTTGGGGCCCCTCCCATACACTGgggggtgccgtgtgtgtgtgtgtgtgtgtgtgtgtgtgtatattgtttaAAGCCTGACTGAACAACACTGGAAATGAATGACgagcgccatgtgtgtgtgtgtgtgtgtgtgcgtctacatgtctttgtgtgtgtgtgtgtgtgaatgtgtgtgtctgaagcCTGACTAAAtaacacaggaaaagaatgatgagtgcctaaaaGTTATTGTCAGTCATCTCTgaacaggtaggcagcctgttgtgcaaatgactttgtaaagcacttagagcttggtctctgaggaCAGGTGTTATAATAGCATAAAAGTATAAATCATCTTGCTGCTTTCCTGAAACACacatttggaaaaaaacccagaaaaaacaatcTTTTTGTAATAAAACTTTCAGCACTCAGAAATAACAGTCTGCATgtaataaaactctctctctcacacacacacacacacacacacacacacacacacacacacacacacacacacacacaacacctccttGCTGACATTGTAACCTTCCCCTTTCAGACTGACCGGTACAAGGTTCACGACAAGATCAAGGAGCGCAAACTGCTGTGGCACGGCACCAACGTGGCTGTTGTGGCGGCCATCCTGAAGACAGGACTCCGCATCATGCCGCACAGTGGGGGCCGAGTGGGCAAGGGCATCTACTTTGCCTCCGAGAACGACAAGTCGGCAGGATACGGTCAGTTGTTGTCCCTTCCTGCCATAGGGGGTTCATATGGTCCTGAATTAATTTTAATGTTGGGACTGGTTCGAAATGAGTTTACATGGGGATGGGTTCGAAAGGGTTTTTAATGTGGGGATTGGTTCTAGCATGGGAATTGGTGCTAAATGAATTAACGTGGGGATCTTTCCTAACATGAGGATTGGTCTTAAATGAGTAAACATGGGGATCGGCTCAAAATGTGTTTCAATGTCGGGATTGGTTCTGACATGGGAATCGCTCCTAAATGAGTTGACGTGGGGATCAGTCGGAAATCAGTTTGAGTGTTGGGATCGGTCCACACATAGAGGTTGGCTCTGAATGAGTTAATCTGTGGATGGGTCCAAAATGTGTTTTAATGTGGGGCTCAGTCCTAAATGAGTGAATGCAGGGATCTGTCCAAAATGAGCTTCAGTGTTGAGATCAGTCCTCGCATGGGGATTGGTCCTAAATGAGTTAACGTTAAATGTTAGGCAATGATTCTGTAAAGctgttagagcttggtctctgacggaaGATTGGCGCAAGGTaactatcaacaacaataaatggaAAAGGAAACATATAGCTGGACACTGTTTTAATCAATAAATGGAAATGTTGAGCTGGACATTGTTGTCatcaataaatggaaaaaaagaaatggtaaTTCATTCAGCCATGCACCTGAGCATTACCCTGGTGTAAAAATTCATTTCATGAGAATGGTTTCATGTTCCAACATATGCATAAAGTGGAAGCGAAGGGACCAACAtgtgcataaactgcaagcaaagggtcCAACATATGCATAAAGTGCAAGCAAAAGGACCAACATATGCATAAAGTGCAAGCAAAAGGACCAACATATGCATAAAGTGCAAGCAAAAGGACCAACAtgtgcataaactgcaagcaaaagGACCAACATATGCATAAAGTGCAAGTGAAGGGACCAACATATGCATAAAGTGCAAGCGAAGGGTCCAACATATGCATAAAGTGCAAGCAAAAGGACCAACATATGCATAAAGTGCAAGCAAAAGGACCAACATATGCATAAAGTGCAAGTGAAGGGACCAACATATGCATAAAGTGCAAGCGAAGTGACCAACATATGCATAAAGTGCAAGTGAAGGGACCaacatatgcataaactgcaagcaaaagGACCAACATATGCATAAAGTGCAAGTGAAGGGACCAGCATATGCATAAAGTGCAAGTGAAGGGACCAACATATGCATGAAGTGTAAGCGAAGTGTCCaacatatgcataaactgcaagcgAAGTGTCCaacatatgcataaactgcaagcgACGGGACCaacatatgcataaactgcaagcaaagggaactaacttctgcagtatttccaGCCATATCCCAACAtgtcaatttggaggaaaaactgaTCAGTTACAGgacattttctttgtttatccaCATCAGTAGGCCAGGGGAAtctgccaaggctgtaaactccttgggttgaatgggtta
This genomic interval carries:
- the LOC143299974 gene encoding protein mono-ADP-ribosyltransferase PARP3-like; the encoded protein is MPPKRKAAAAKGGPAAKKGKKAAQVAAAAEEEEAPETMKDKITALKAADKGKVKKHKADSRCTVAGASVYEDYDAMLNQTNIGHNNNKFYVIQVVTDTFGRYYAWNRWGRVGEPGQNAVKGPFGTPDGAVKDFVKKFKDKTKNNWEDRASFTPVKGKYTLLEMAGDDDDDDDVVDAGPAVKSNQKVAKCTLDSTTQSLLKLIFDQDMFKDAMKKFDIDVKKMPLGKLSKTQIAKGFEILEELEEALSKKSPKNKLQMLSSKFYTAVPHDFGRRIPPVIDNTEFLQQKYDMLAVLGDIELAQSMQKEKDKGMEDKEEVPHPLDVNYGLLKAKLGLVDPKSKEYKVLEKYFAETKPTSSWRKLTLNHIWTVDRDGETDRYKVHDKIKERKLLWHGTNVAVVAAILKTGLRIMPHSGGRVGKGIYFASENDKSAGYVGTAGKKGIMFLNEVAIGKQHVILRDNSSLTKAPAGFDSVLAKGGQEPDPTFDTSLKIDGREVVVPQAKPKDMGVSSSFYQSEYLIYKESQNRIRYLLLFDFN